In the genome of Planctomyces sp. SH-PL62, the window CGACGGAGAACGACGGGGGCCAGACGGGAGGTCGCGATTCGAGTGCGACGCGTCCGCGATTTGGAGCGATCAATCCCATTCGCACGTGAACCAGACTTCTGAAGGTATAAGGCGGCCGCCGATCGGAATCCATCGCCTGAGGAACTTTTTTTACGATGGCGTCAAGTGGGAGCACCCGCCGCGCGCGCCCGCGGATTGGATTCTGCCGCGAAATCGTCGAAATCCGCAGGGAACGCTGTTGCAGGAGTTGACGGCCTGTTATAAAGAGAACGATGGGGACGGCGGATCACTCCCGATCTCCCCCCAAGGCAGGTTCGCCGAAGCGTTTCGCTGCGAACTCCAGTCCCTGGAATCTCCATGCGATCCTCCGTTCGCAAGATATTCCTGATCTCGTTCGTGGCGTGCCACGCGATCGTGCTGTCGGCCGGGCCGTCCCTCCACGGACTGCTCGGGCTCGATCACCGCCCGGTCGGGCTGGCCGTCCCGGATTCGAGCGACCATCCCGGCGGCCCTCGGCACGCCCTGGAAGGGTCCTCCCACGACTGCGCGGCCTGCCATCTGTTGACGCTCGCCTCGCAAAAGCCGGACTCGGCCGTCGCCTTTTCCATCCTCCAGACGGGTCGCGTGCAACGGCCGATCCGCGTCACCCCCCCGCCTCTCGAAGCGCTCAGCGATTCCCCCTCGCGCGCCCCACCCCTCTCTCCTCCCGGTGATCGCACCACCGCCTGAGCCCGACGCCACCCGTCCGGCTCCCTCTCGACCTGGCTCCGGTCGTCGACGCCCCTCGCTTTAAGGCCCACCCGCGCCCGAAGCTGCGTCGTGTCCGCCGGGCTCGGCCTTCCCGCCGACGCGGGCCGGCCTTGAGCGCGACCTCGTCGCGCGGCAAACGCCGCCGCCGCGAGTCGGACGCGCAGGTCGTCGAACGGTCCGATCACCAGGACTCTCCCACATCCTTCTTCATTCACTCCCCCATGCATACATTGTTCGGTCCTGGAGTATCGATCCCATGCGAGCCTCACGTCCCCGGTCCTCGACCGGATTCACGTTGATCGAGTTGCTGGTCGTGATCGCGATCATCGCCGTCCTGATCGCCCTGCTGTTGCCCGCCGTGCAGTCGGCCCGCGAGGCCGCCCGTCGGATGCAGTGCACGAACAACCTGAAGCAGATGGGCCTGGCCATCCACAACTACCACGACGCGCAGGGGCAATTCCCCGCAGGCTACCTGAGTCTGGTCGGCGGCAACTCCATCATGGGCGCGCCCGACGCCGAGACTCGGGACACCGGGCCGGGGTGGGCCTGGGGCACCATGATCTTGCCCTACATGGAGCAGGCGACGGTCTACGCCGCGCTGAACGTCAATCTCCCTTCCTGGGACGCGGCGAACTTCACCGGAGCGAGGGTTTCCGTGGCGACCTTCCTCTGCCCGTCGGTGGCCGACTCCACGCGGGTTTACGACGTGAAGAGCAAGTCCGGCTCGACGATGGCGACCTTCAGCCGCGCCCACTACGGCGCCAATTCGGGGCGTCAGGAAGCCTGGGCGTACGTCGCCGACGACTGGGCGTCGCTCTCGGACGGCGCGTTCTACCGCAACGGCCGGGTGCGAGTCGCCAGCGTCACCGACGGGCTCTCGAACACCGTCTTCCTCGGTGAGCACACCTCGTCGCTGAGCGACAAGACGTGGGTCGGCGTGGTGCCGGGCGCGGTCGGTTGCCCGACCCCCAAGTTCGCGTTCTCCTCGTGCGACGTGGCCGCGACCCAGGTTCTCCTGCACAGCGGCCCGAACCCGTGGGAGACCCCGCCGCTGGTCCATCCCCCCAACTCGCGGCTCGCCAAGATCTGCGGGATGTACTCCGACCACCCCGGCGGCTGCAACGTCCTCATGGGCGACGGCAGCGTCCGGTTCGCCAGCTCCAGCATCAGCCAGGTCGTCTGGCCGGCCCTCGCCACCCGCGCCGGGGGCGAGATCATCAGTTCCGACCAGTTCTGACCCCGAGGGAGCGAACGAACGTGATGCCATTTTCGTCGATCGGGCCGG includes:
- a CDS encoding DUF1559 domain-containing protein; translated protein: MRASRPRSSTGFTLIELLVVIAIIAVLIALLLPAVQSAREAARRMQCTNNLKQMGLAIHNYHDAQGQFPAGYLSLVGGNSIMGAPDAETRDTGPGWAWGTMILPYMEQATVYAALNVNLPSWDAANFTGARVSVATFLCPSVADSTRVYDVKSKSGSTMATFSRAHYGANSGRQEAWAYVADDWASLSDGAFYRNGRVRVASVTDGLSNTVFLGEHTSSLSDKTWVGVVPGAVGCPTPKFAFSSCDVAATQVLLHSGPNPWETPPLVHPPNSRLAKICGMYSDHPGGCNVLMGDGSVRFASSSISQVVWPALATRAGGEIISSDQF